The Sphingomonas telluris genome includes a window with the following:
- a CDS encoding SapC family protein, which produces MSTHEILTAEAHRDLRIRTERNADLGDAVMSCVTVPDEFRRVQNEYPILFRLSPERDSFTALAIFGFETGENLFLEDGKWDARYRPLAMEIQPFLIGTPAEEGGGRQVHIDTASSRIGKGEGVRVFDEHGRPTPFLENIADQLGALHEGYQASSDFFASLRRHDLLEPMTLEVTLNDGSKNRLVGFHTIDEARLEVLDADAVGELHENGHLMPIFMAVASLSNLTALIARKNKKIGHG; this is translated from the coding sequence ATGAGCACGCACGAAATCCTGACGGCGGAAGCGCACCGCGACCTTCGCATCCGCACCGAGCGCAACGCGGATCTCGGCGACGCAGTCATGTCCTGCGTCACCGTGCCCGACGAGTTTCGCCGAGTTCAGAACGAATATCCGATCCTGTTCCGGCTCAGTCCGGAGCGCGACAGCTTCACCGCGCTGGCCATCTTCGGTTTCGAAACCGGCGAGAACCTGTTTCTCGAGGATGGGAAGTGGGATGCGCGCTACCGGCCGCTCGCCATGGAGATCCAGCCGTTCCTGATCGGCACGCCCGCCGAGGAGGGCGGTGGGCGGCAGGTCCATATCGACACGGCGAGCAGCCGCATCGGGAAGGGCGAAGGCGTCCGTGTCTTCGACGAGCATGGCCGTCCCACGCCTTTCCTCGAGAACATCGCCGACCAGCTTGGCGCTCTCCACGAGGGGTATCAGGCCTCTTCCGACTTCTTCGCGTCGCTACGCCGGCACGATCTGCTCGAGCCGATGACCCTTGAGGTGACGCTGAACGACGGATCGAAGAACCGGCTGGTCGGCTTTCACACGATAGACGAAGCGAGGCTTGAAGTGCTCGACGCCGACGCGGTGGGTGAGCTGCACGAGAACGGCCACCTGATGCCGATCTTCATGGCCGTCGCATCGCTTAGCAACCTGACCGCTCTCATCGCGCGCAAGAACAAGAAGATCGGCCATGGCTGA
- a CDS encoding LacI family DNA-binding transcriptional regulator, with protein MNDGATAKVSVDEKRGKRPKSATIKDVAAEAGVSLQTVSRVINKGPNVRPAIVERVNAAIEKLGYVPSLAARRMAGKRSYLLLALNDRDRTIEGWRSGDGTDWVDQMLLGGMLECAKHGYRMIFELVDTHSSNVERELTSALGAIHPDGVILTPPHGDNPIIRHLLTEKHIPFARIGSAGPGPGFAIAMDDAAAAAAAVNHLVALGHRRIAYITGSDEYALSAARLKGYRDAMAKAGLGADDSLVARGDFTYQSGIESAQRLLALADRPTAIVASGDQMSLAALEVANSEGFSVPDDLSIVSFDNTPIVKFSAPSFTAIRQPISEMTARAAQLLINGGKTDRESGPDILPFDLIVRGSTAPPPQRA; from the coding sequence GTGAACGACGGGGCGACGGCAAAGGTGTCGGTAGACGAGAAGCGCGGCAAGCGCCCGAAGTCGGCCACGATCAAGGATGTCGCCGCCGAAGCCGGCGTCTCTCTGCAAACCGTTTCCCGCGTGATCAACAAGGGACCGAACGTACGACCTGCCATCGTCGAGCGCGTCAACGCAGCGATCGAAAAGCTCGGCTACGTCCCCAGCCTCGCCGCAAGGCGCATGGCCGGCAAGCGGTCTTACCTATTGCTCGCGCTGAACGACCGCGATCGTACCATCGAAGGCTGGCGGTCCGGCGACGGTACCGACTGGGTCGACCAGATGCTTCTCGGCGGCATGCTGGAATGCGCGAAGCACGGCTATCGCATGATCTTCGAGCTGGTCGACACGCACAGTTCGAACGTGGAACGCGAGCTGACGTCGGCCCTGGGGGCCATCCACCCGGACGGTGTGATCCTGACGCCCCCGCACGGCGATAACCCGATCATTCGCCACCTCCTGACCGAAAAGCACATCCCCTTCGCGCGGATCGGATCGGCTGGACCAGGGCCGGGGTTCGCCATCGCCATGGACGACGCGGCTGCAGCGGCTGCCGCCGTGAACCATCTGGTGGCGCTTGGTCATCGACGCATCGCTTACATCACCGGGAGCGATGAGTACGCGCTTAGCGCTGCCCGTCTGAAGGGATATCGTGACGCCATGGCCAAAGCCGGCTTGGGTGCTGACGATTCCCTCGTCGCAAGGGGCGACTTCACGTACCAGTCGGGCATCGAATCGGCGCAACGCCTGCTGGCACTGGCGGACCGCCCGACCGCAATAGTCGCCAGCGGCGATCAAATGTCCTTGGCTGCTCTCGAAGTCGCCAATTCCGAGGGCTTTTCGGTTCCCGACGACCTTTCGATCGTCAGCTTCGACAATACGCCCATCGTGAAGTTCAGCGCGCCCTCGTTCACTGCTATTCGCCAGCCGATCTCGGAGATGACGGCGCGTGCGGCGCAGCTCCTGATCAACGGCGGCAAGACCGACCGCGAGTCCGGCCCAGACATCCTGCCCTTCGATCTCATCGTGCGCGGCTCGACCGCGCCGCCACCGCAACGTGCTTGA
- the uxaC gene encoding glucuronate isomerase, which translates to MSRKLTLHPDRLFPAEERTRSIARGLYQSVRDIPIVSPHGHTDPAWFATNEPFANPAELLIIPDHYLLRMLYSQGVPLEHLGVPPAQPDRREAWRCFAENYQLFRGTPSRMWLDWVFAEIFGLDVRLSAETADLYYDTIDAALRTAEFRPRALFDRFKIEVLATTESPLDTLEQHRAIRESGWKGRVITAYRPDPVIDPEYPGFADNLREFGELTGEDVSTHAGYLRAHEGRRAFFREAGATSTDHGHPTPFTADLPREQAEALYAKIFGGGFAAADAELFRGQMLTEMARMSVEDGMVMQIHPGVYRSHNPQLLDRFGRDKGADIPVATEYVRNLKPLLDRFGNDARLTVILFTPDETTYSRELAPLAGHYPALRLGPPWWFHDSPEGMRRFREQATETAGFYNTVGFIDDTRAFLSIPARHDMARRMDCGFLARMVAEHRLDEDEAYEVAHQLAYDLVKAAFKL; encoded by the coding sequence GTGAGCCGGAAGCTCACTCTTCATCCGGACCGGCTGTTCCCGGCCGAGGAGCGCACGCGGTCAATTGCGCGGGGCCTCTACCAAAGCGTTCGAGATATCCCGATCGTCAGTCCGCACGGGCACACGGATCCGGCGTGGTTCGCAACGAACGAACCATTCGCGAACCCGGCCGAGCTGCTGATCATTCCCGACCATTATTTGCTGCGGATGCTCTACAGCCAAGGCGTTCCGCTCGAGCACCTCGGCGTTCCACCCGCGCAGCCCGATCGGCGAGAAGCCTGGCGCTGCTTCGCCGAGAACTACCAGCTCTTTCGGGGCACTCCGTCGCGCATGTGGCTCGACTGGGTCTTCGCTGAGATCTTCGGCCTCGACGTACGTTTGTCGGCAGAGACCGCCGATCTTTATTACGACACGATCGACGCAGCGCTGCGTACGGCGGAGTTCCGGCCGCGCGCCCTGTTCGACCGCTTCAAGATCGAGGTGCTGGCGACCACCGAGAGTCCGCTGGATACCCTCGAACAGCACCGCGCCATTCGCGAGTCAGGGTGGAAGGGCCGGGTGATCACGGCCTATCGCCCGGACCCGGTGATAGATCCGGAATATCCGGGCTTTGCAGATAATCTCAGAGAATTCGGTGAACTCACCGGCGAGGACGTCTCCACCCACGCCGGCTACCTTCGCGCTCACGAGGGCCGCCGCGCTTTCTTCCGAGAGGCGGGCGCGACTTCCACGGATCACGGTCATCCAACGCCTTTTACGGCGGACTTGCCGCGCGAGCAGGCCGAGGCGCTCTACGCGAAGATATTCGGCGGCGGTTTTGCGGCCGCCGATGCCGAGCTCTTCCGCGGACAAATGCTGACCGAGATGGCGCGGATGAGCGTGGAGGATGGCATGGTCATGCAGATCCATCCGGGCGTGTATCGCAGCCACAATCCGCAGCTGCTCGACCGCTTCGGACGCGACAAGGGCGCGGACATTCCAGTCGCAACCGAATATGTGCGCAACCTCAAGCCGTTGCTCGACCGCTTCGGGAATGACGCGCGGCTCACGGTCATTCTGTTTACGCCCGACGAAACGACCTACTCGCGCGAACTTGCGCCGCTGGCGGGTCACTACCCGGCGCTTCGGCTGGGTCCCCCCTGGTGGTTCCACGACAGTCCCGAAGGGATGCGCCGTTTTCGCGAACAGGCGACCGAAACCGCGGGTTTCTACAATACGGTCGGCTTCATCGATGACACGCGCGCGTTCCTGTCCATCCCGGCGCGCCACGACATGG
- a CDS encoding cupin-like domain-containing protein, translating to MAEADPGAIGQIAPIEEISIADAPALDEQLRNATKPFVVRSLVSDWPLVEAGKKSGREAREYLLRKRRNAQFTVSIGEPGTGGRLFYDDAMQMNFRTVRAKLPEIFAQIDAAEDQADPPPIYLASIDMHDFFDGLHEANHVDLGKRDCLASIWIGTRTRIAAHNDFPQNLACVAVGRRRFTLFPPDQFRNLYLGPIDNTPAGRAVSMADLHNPDFAAHPRFREALKYAQVAELDAGDALYIPSMWYHHVEGLDRFNILVNYWWRETPRWLGQPQDALNHAMLSIRDLPEGEKAHWRELFDYYVFGKPEEVTAHIPEKGRGVLGPLTTETASRIRSFLLRQLSR from the coding sequence ATGGCTGAGGCTGATCCGGGTGCCATCGGCCAGATCGCGCCAATCGAGGAAATTTCGATTGCGGACGCCCCCGCTCTCGACGAGCAGCTCCGGAATGCGACCAAGCCCTTCGTCGTGCGCAGCCTCGTATCCGACTGGCCACTGGTGGAAGCCGGCAAGAAGTCCGGCCGCGAGGCGCGCGAATATCTGCTGCGCAAGCGCCGCAACGCGCAATTCACCGTGTCTATTGGCGAACCGGGCACGGGCGGGCGCCTGTTCTACGACGATGCGATGCAGATGAACTTCCGCACGGTGCGCGCGAAGCTTCCCGAGATCTTCGCGCAGATCGATGCGGCCGAGGACCAGGCCGACCCACCGCCGATCTATCTCGCCTCCATAGACATGCACGATTTCTTCGACGGGCTTCACGAGGCCAATCACGTCGACCTCGGCAAGCGCGATTGTCTAGCCAGCATCTGGATCGGGACGCGAACGCGGATCGCGGCGCACAACGACTTCCCGCAGAACCTGGCCTGCGTCGCGGTCGGCAGACGGCGCTTCACGCTCTTTCCGCCCGACCAGTTCCGAAACCTCTACCTCGGGCCGATCGACAATACGCCGGCGGGGCGCGCCGTCAGCATGGCCGACCTGCACAATCCGGACTTCGCCGCGCACCCGCGATTCCGCGAGGCGCTGAAGTATGCGCAGGTGGCAGAGCTCGATGCAGGCGACGCGCTCTACATCCCCTCCATGTGGTACCATCACGTCGAAGGGCTCGATCGCTTCAACATCCTCGTGAATTATTGGTGGCGCGAGACGCCGCGCTGGCTCGGCCAGCCGCAGGATGCGCTCAATCACGCCATGCTCTCCATCCGCGACCTGCCCGAAGGCGAAAAGGCGCACTGGCGCGAGCTGTTCGACTATTACGTGTTCGGAAAGCCTGAGGAGGTTACGGCCCACATTCCGGAGAAGGGCCGCGGAGTGCTCGGCCCTCTGACGACGGAGACGGCATCGCGCATCCGCAGTTTCCTGTTGAGGCAGCTTAGCCGATGA
- the manD gene encoding D-mannonate dehydratase ManD: MSTIERARVVITCPGRNFVTLIIETSDGVRGVGDATLNGRELAVASYLQDHVIPCLIGRDPHRIEDIWQFLYRGAYWRRGPVTMSAIAAVDMALWDIKGKVAGLPLYQLLGGASRQGVMVYGHANGSTVAETVEAALEYKTQGYKAIRLQSGVPGLASTYGVSKDRYFYEPADADLPTENVWSTEKYLRSVPDLFAAARDALSWDVHLLHDVHHRLTPIEAARLGKDLEPYRPFWMEDAVVADNQESFRLVRQHTTTPLAVGEIFNSIWDAKLLIQEQLIDYIRATAVHAGGITHLRRIAAFADMFNVRTGCHGATDLSPISMAAALHFDLSVPNFGIQEYMRHTEETDAVFPHAYTFANGAMHPGEALGLGVDVNEELAARYEYKRAYLPVNRLEDGTMYNW, from the coding sequence ATGAGTACGATCGAGCGAGCGCGGGTTGTCATTACGTGCCCCGGCCGCAACTTCGTTACGCTCATCATCGAAACCAGCGACGGCGTTCGCGGCGTCGGCGACGCGACGCTGAACGGCCGCGAACTGGCCGTGGCATCCTATCTACAGGACCATGTCATCCCATGCCTGATCGGCCGCGATCCGCATCGCATCGAGGACATCTGGCAGTTCCTCTATCGCGGCGCGTACTGGCGACGCGGACCGGTCACCATGTCCGCCATCGCCGCGGTCGACATGGCTCTATGGGACATCAAGGGGAAGGTCGCCGGGCTGCCGCTTTATCAGCTGCTCGGTGGGGCCTCACGGCAGGGCGTGATGGTCTACGGCCATGCGAACGGAAGCACGGTTGCTGAAACCGTCGAAGCGGCGCTCGAATATAAGACGCAAGGCTACAAGGCGATCCGATTGCAGAGCGGCGTGCCGGGACTCGCCTCGACCTACGGGGTTTCGAAGGATCGCTACTTCTATGAGCCAGCGGATGCCGATCTTCCGACCGAGAATGTTTGGTCGACCGAGAAGTATCTCCGCTCGGTGCCGGACCTGTTCGCCGCTGCCCGCGACGCGCTCAGCTGGGACGTGCATCTGCTGCACGACGTGCATCACCGCCTGACGCCGATCGAAGCTGCCCGGCTCGGCAAGGACCTCGAGCCGTATCGCCCATTCTGGATGGAAGACGCGGTCGTTGCCGACAATCAGGAGAGTTTCCGGCTCGTCAGGCAGCACACGACGACACCGCTCGCGGTCGGAGAGATCTTCAACAGCATCTGGGACGCGAAGCTGCTGATCCAGGAGCAGCTGATCGACTACATCCGCGCGACGGCGGTGCACGCCGGCGGGATCACGCACCTTCGCCGGATCGCAGCCTTCGCAGACATGTTCAACGTCCGCACCGGCTGCCACGGCGCCACCGACCTGTCGCCCATCTCGATGGCCGCCGCGCTGCACTTCGACCTGTCGGTCCCGAACTTCGGCATCCAGGAATATATGCGGCACACGGAAGAGACGGACGCAGTCTTTCCGCACGCCTACACGTTCGCGAATGGCGCCATGCATCCGGGCGAGGCACTAGGTCTTGGCGTGGACGTGAACGAAGAACTCGCCGCTCGCTACGAATACAAGCGCGCCTACCTTCCAGTGAATCGGCTGGAAGACGGGACGATGTACAATTGGTGA
- a CDS encoding tryptophan halogenase family protein: protein MSGEHRLRRIVVAGGGTAGWMAAAAIARTLGKVVDLTLIESDAIGTIGVGESTIPPLVTYNRLLGINEAEFMRATNATFKLGILFDHWKDVGHRYFHSFGLTGKDHWSAGFQHFWLYGLEKGHHESYDDYCLELIAAREGKFAHLPDDRMNYAYQLDSTLYAKFLRGMAEGDGCKRVEGKIADVELDGEKGDIAALLLEDGTRIEGDLFLDCTGFRALLIGQTLGVGHDDWTHWLPCDSAIAVQTESVGPAVPYTRAIAHDAGWQWRIPLQHRVGNGYVWCSRYREQDAAMERLLANVEGEVLTKANILRFGAGMRQKQWHRNCVAVGLSGGFMEPLESTSIHLIQRAVLRIIRMLPLREISERDVNEFNDQQITDMVQIRDFLILHYKATERDDSDFWRYCRDMPIPDTLEQKMELFRETGLVFRKNDELFVENSWVQVMMGQGITPRSYHPIAEKLSDEELAKLLATIRETVARTVASLPDHEAYVSRYCATSRAAAA from the coding sequence ATGAGCGGCGAGCACCGGCTTCGCCGTATCGTCGTCGCTGGCGGCGGAACCGCCGGCTGGATGGCGGCTGCCGCCATCGCGCGCACCTTGGGGAAGGTTGTCGACCTCACCTTGATTGAGTCCGACGCGATCGGGACGATTGGCGTCGGTGAGTCTACCATCCCGCCGCTGGTGACCTACAACCGCCTGCTCGGCATCAACGAAGCCGAATTCATGCGGGCGACCAACGCTACCTTCAAGCTCGGCATTCTATTCGATCATTGGAAGGACGTCGGCCACCGCTACTTCCATTCGTTCGGCCTGACGGGGAAGGACCATTGGTCCGCCGGTTTCCAGCACTTCTGGCTCTACGGCCTGGAGAAGGGACATCACGAGTCCTACGACGATTATTGCCTGGAGCTGATCGCGGCGCGGGAGGGCAAGTTCGCGCACCTTCCCGACGATCGCATGAACTATGCGTATCAGCTCGATTCCACGCTCTATGCGAAATTCCTGCGTGGCATGGCGGAAGGCGACGGCTGCAAGCGCGTAGAAGGCAAGATCGCCGATGTCGAGCTGGACGGCGAGAAGGGCGACATCGCTGCACTGCTGCTGGAGGACGGCACGCGGATCGAAGGCGATCTCTTCCTCGACTGCACCGGATTCAGAGCGCTGCTGATCGGTCAGACTTTAGGCGTCGGACATGACGATTGGACCCATTGGCTGCCATGCGATTCCGCCATTGCGGTGCAGACGGAGAGCGTCGGTCCGGCGGTGCCTTACACCCGCGCGATCGCGCACGACGCTGGCTGGCAGTGGCGCATTCCGCTGCAGCACCGCGTGGGCAACGGTTACGTCTGGTGCAGCCGCTATCGCGAGCAGGACGCGGCGATGGAGCGCCTCCTCGCCAACGTCGAAGGCGAGGTGCTCACGAAGGCGAACATCCTGCGCTTCGGTGCCGGCATGCGGCAGAAGCAGTGGCACCGGAACTGCGTCGCGGTCGGTTTGTCGGGCGGCTTCATGGAGCCGCTGGAATCGACCAGCATCCACCTGATCCAGCGCGCCGTGCTGCGCATCATCCGCATGCTTCCGCTACGCGAGATCAGCGAGCGCGACGTGAATGAATTCAACGATCAGCAAATCACGGACATGGTGCAGATCCGCGACTTCCTGATCCTGCACTATAAAGCGACCGAACGGGACGACAGCGACTTCTGGCGGTACTGCCGCGACATGCCGATTCCGGACACGCTCGAGCAGAAGATGGAGCTGTTCCGCGAGACCGGCCTCGTCTTCCGCAAGAATGACGAATTGTTCGTCGAGAACAGTTGGGTGCAGGTGATGATGGGGCAGGGCATCACGCCACGATCCTATCACCCGATTGCCGAGAAGCTGTCCGACGAAGAGCTGGCGAAGCTCCTCGCGACGATCCGCGAAACCGTCGCGCGCACCGTCGCGTCGCTTCCGGACCATGAAGCCTACGTGTCACGCTATTGCGCCACGTCTCGCGCGGCGGCCGCATAG
- a CDS encoding MFS transporter has product MLDRRRTFLILFALANAGGVVAYAPLLTLIFPARIWAIAGDSAIQWLSAATFAGAIAASIGNVAFGWASDLVGTRRIWAAAGLCLTIVSYVLMYFASSLFEIVSAIVFYQLALNMLLSPLTAWAADVVPDEEKGFLGGWLAAGPPIGAIAGVLATQFAGERVQFSILCLLIVSLTMPLLLLRRVPAVEPSAPVRQDRARQLKVDFALLWIARLIVQVAGAVLFAFLLFFFRSLPSPIAQSDVAVLSATTLSIAFPLTIGLGRLSDRIGPRKPFLVATVLLAAAGLMIMAMQTETRTAMLGYAIFECSVGIFLALHNAYAMQVLPSPVRRGRDMGILNLTNTFPALIAPVLTILVIPGHGFGMLFVVLAVLMALAALCLLMVRGDARFDMRSGQPITAA; this is encoded by the coding sequence GTGCTTGACCGGCGGCGGACATTCCTCATCCTGTTCGCGCTGGCGAACGCTGGAGGCGTGGTCGCTTATGCGCCGCTGCTGACGTTGATCTTCCCTGCGCGGATCTGGGCCATCGCCGGCGATTCCGCCATTCAATGGCTGAGCGCCGCAACCTTCGCGGGCGCGATCGCTGCGAGTATCGGCAACGTCGCCTTCGGCTGGGCAAGCGACCTGGTGGGCACTCGCCGAATCTGGGCAGCCGCGGGCCTCTGCCTCACGATCGTCAGCTATGTCCTAATGTATTTCGCATCGTCGCTTTTCGAAATCGTGAGCGCGATCGTCTTCTACCAATTGGCGCTCAACATGCTGCTGTCGCCGCTGACTGCCTGGGCGGCGGACGTCGTGCCTGACGAGGAGAAGGGCTTCCTCGGCGGCTGGCTTGCGGCCGGACCTCCGATCGGCGCCATTGCCGGCGTGCTGGCGACGCAATTCGCCGGGGAGCGCGTGCAGTTCAGCATTCTCTGCCTGCTGATCGTCTCCCTGACGATGCCGCTACTTCTTCTGCGGCGCGTACCGGCGGTAGAGCCGTCCGCGCCGGTTCGACAGGACCGGGCAAGGCAGCTGAAGGTCGATTTCGCACTGCTTTGGATCGCGCGACTTATCGTCCAGGTCGCAGGGGCGGTGCTGTTCGCTTTCCTGCTGTTCTTTTTCAGGAGCCTGCCCAGTCCGATCGCGCAATCGGATGTCGCGGTCCTGTCGGCGACGACGCTCAGCATCGCCTTTCCTTTGACCATCGGGCTCGGAAGGCTTTCGGACCGGATTGGGCCGCGCAAGCCTTTCCTCGTAGCAACCGTGCTCTTGGCTGCCGCAGGTCTCATGATCATGGCGATGCAGACCGAGACGCGCACGGCCATGCTGGGCTACGCGATCTTCGAGTGCAGCGTCGGCATTTTCCTCGCGTTGCACAACGCCTACGCCATGCAGGTGCTGCCTTCGCCGGTCCGACGCGGCCGGGACATGGGCATCCTCAACCTGACGAATACATTCCCCGCGCTCATCGCGCCCGTGCTGACGATCCTAGTCATTCCCGGCCACGGCTTCGGAATGCTGTTCGTCGTCCTCGCCGTGCTCATGGCGCTTGCTGCCTTGTGCCTGCTGATGGTGCGCGGCGATGCTAGGTTCGACATGCGGTCCGGGCAGCCGATCACCGCCGCATGA
- a CDS encoding tryptophan halogenase family protein: MTTAVSKVVIVGGGTAGWLSACSIAAAAGPVSERRVEVMLVESPDIPTIGVGEGTWPTIRRTLERIGISEAEFLVSCDASFKQGSRFDGWHTGEAGDRYYHPFVAPIGGDPSEAVEAWQRHARSATFAEAVCAQPKVCALDLAPRQRTMRDYAGALNYAYHLDAAKLATLLTRHATQRLGVRHIRDHVTEVEMAGNGDIAGVRTRDNGLIEGDLFLDCTGHSALLIGDRYGVPFVDRSAQLFNDRALAVQVPVAPGIAIASQTIGTAHAAGWLWDIGLPTRRGIGCVYSSSHMSDEAAAETLEAYIRRSTPGASIDDLSPRRLTFRSGHRQTFWHRNCLAIGLSAGFLEPLEASAIVLIELSLNALIENFPASRDTMEIHAGRFNRLFSYRWDRIIEFLKLHYVLSERTEPYWQDHRRADSIPERLAELLRLWHDQPPSTFDLPEMDEIFPAASYQYVLYGMGYPGPRLGPLTEPSQADLSGALRTVSDRSRALSSALPTNRAYLDALRAAHEPMPAGTVQ, encoded by the coding sequence GTGACAACCGCAGTTTCGAAGGTTGTGATCGTAGGCGGCGGGACGGCCGGATGGCTCTCCGCATGCAGCATCGCGGCCGCTGCCGGGCCTGTTTCCGAGCGTCGCGTCGAAGTCATGCTCGTCGAATCCCCGGACATCCCGACCATTGGCGTCGGTGAGGGCACCTGGCCGACGATCAGGCGAACGCTGGAGCGGATCGGCATCTCGGAAGCCGAGTTCCTGGTCAGCTGCGATGCTTCGTTCAAGCAAGGCTCGCGGTTCGATGGTTGGCACACCGGTGAAGCCGGCGACCGTTATTACCATCCGTTCGTCGCGCCCATCGGCGGAGATCCCAGCGAAGCCGTAGAGGCCTGGCAACGCCATGCGCGGAGCGCCACTTTCGCCGAGGCTGTCTGCGCACAGCCGAAAGTCTGCGCGCTAGACCTCGCGCCGCGGCAGAGGACGATGCGGGATTATGCCGGCGCACTGAATTACGCCTACCATCTCGACGCCGCGAAGCTGGCCACGCTGCTCACCAGGCACGCGACCCAGCGGCTGGGGGTCCGCCACATCCGCGACCATGTCACGGAAGTGGAGATGGCCGGGAACGGGGACATCGCCGGAGTGCGTACGCGCGACAACGGACTGATCGAAGGCGACCTGTTCCTCGACTGCACGGGGCATTCCGCGCTGCTGATCGGCGATCGCTACGGAGTGCCATTCGTCGATCGCTCCGCGCAGTTGTTCAACGATCGAGCGTTAGCAGTGCAGGTGCCCGTGGCGCCGGGCATTGCGATCGCTTCGCAGACGATCGGGACCGCGCACGCAGCGGGCTGGCTGTGGGACATCGGCCTTCCGACCCGGCGCGGTATCGGCTGCGTCTATTCGTCGAGCCACATGAGCGACGAAGCCGCGGCGGAGACGCTCGAGGCTTACATCCGGCGCTCCACTCCTGGAGCGTCCATCGACGATCTTTCGCCCCGGCGCCTGACATTCCGTTCCGGTCATCGTCAGACCTTCTGGCATCGCAACTGCCTTGCCATTGGCCTCTCCGCGGGATTCCTCGAGCCGCTTGAAGCATCCGCCATCGTCCTCATCGAGCTTTCGCTCAACGCGCTGATCGAGAACTTCCCGGCGTCGCGCGACACGATGGAAATCCACGCGGGGCGCTTCAATCGCCTGTTCTCCTATCGCTGGGACCGGATTATCGAATTCCTGAAGCTGCACTATGTACTCAGCGAGCGAACCGAGCCGTATTGGCAGGATCACCGCCGCGCGGATTCCATTCCGGAGCGCCTCGCCGAATTGCTGCGCCTCTGGCACGACCAGCCGCCGTCGACATTCGATTTGCCGGAGATGGACGAGATTTTCCCCGCAGCCAGCTATCAGTACGTGCTCTATGGCATGGGTTATCCGGGGCCGAGACTGGGCCCGCTAACGGAGCCGTCGCAGGCCGACCTCAGCGGAGCCTTGCGGACGGTCAGCGATCGCTCACGGGCATTATCGTCGGCCCTTCCAACGAACCGCGCGTACCTCGACGCCTTGCGCGCCGCGCATGAGCCGATGCCGGCGGGAACAGTCCAATGA